A genomic window from Glycine soja cultivar W05 chromosome 10, ASM419377v2, whole genome shotgun sequence includes:
- the LOC114372130 gene encoding probable dolichyl-diphosphooligosaccharide--protein glycosyltransferase subunit 3B, with product MSPLSKLSLLILMVFISSAMASSDERVSELLSLQSRSKSGVIRLNDQSLARFLTSVKTPRPYSILLFFDAAQLHDKPELRLTELRNEFSIVSSSFLANNPSNTKLFFCDIEFKESQLTFSQFGVNALPHIRLIGPTAGLKDSEPMDQGDFSRLADSMAEFVESKTKLSVGPIHRPPLFSRNQIILLTVFILIWIPFFLKKVIAGQTILHDPKVWLAGSVFVYFFSVSGAMHNIIRKMPMFLVDRNDPSKLVFFYQGSGMQLGAEGFAVGFLYTVVGLLLAFTTHGLVRVSNVSVQRVVMIFALLVSFLAVKQVVYLDNWKTGYGIHGFWPSSWN from the coding sequence ATGTCTCCGTTATCGAAGCTCTCGTTGCTGATACTGATGGTGTTCATCTCCTCCGCGATGGCCTCCTCCGACGAGAGAGTGAGCGAATTGCTCTCCCTGCAATCCAGATCCAAATCGGGCGTAATCCGGCTGAACGACCAATCCCTCGCCCGCTTCCTCACCTCCGTGAAAACCCCTCGCCCTTACTCCATCCTCCTTTTCTTTGACGCCGCACAGCTCCACGACAAGCCGGAGCTCCGCCTCACCGAGCTCCGCAACGAATTCTCCATCGTCTCCTCCTCCTTCCTCGCCAACAACCCTTCCAACACCAAGCTCTTCTTCTGCGACATCGAGTTCAAGGAGTCCCAGCTCACCTTCTCCCAGTTCGGCGTCAACGCCCTCCCTCACATCCGTCTCATTGGGCCCACCGCGGGCCTCAAGGACTCCGAGCCCATGGACCAAGGCGACTTCTCCCGCCTCGCCGATTCCATGGCCGAGTTCGTCGAATCCAAGACCAAACTCTCCGTGGGCCCCATCCACCGCCCCCCTCTCTTCTCCCGCAACCAGATCATCCTCTTAACCGTCTTCATTCTCATCTGGATCccctttttcctaaaaaaagttATCGCCGGCCAGACCATACTCCACGACCCTAAAGTCTGGTTGGCCGGTTCAGTCTTCGTTTACTTCTTCAGCGTTTCTGGTGCAATGCATAACATAATCAGGAAGATGCCTATGTTTCTCGTCGACCGCAACGACCCTTCCAAGCTTGTGTTTTTCTACCAGGGCTCCGGGATGCAGCTTGGTGCAGAGGGCTTTGCTGTGGGCTTCTTGTACACCGTCGTGGGCCTGCTCTTGGCGTTTACGACCCACGGGCTCGTTAGGGTTAGCAACGTCAGCGTGCAGAGGGTGGTCATGATCTTCGCACTCTTGGTTTCGTTTTTGGCTGTCAAGCAGGTTGTTTACTTGGATAATTGGAAGACTGGGTATGGGATTCACGGCTTTTGGCCCTCTAGCTGGAATTAA